ACACAGGTCAAACTGTGTCTCTAGAGTAAAAGCTGGCCAACTTTTCTCTCAAGGGCCAGACCAAAAACATTTTAGGGTGAATTGCTGGCAAGAGACTTTTTCTCTTTGAGGCGGCAGGGAGTACTTCCACAACAGCACACCATTTGCCAATCTTTGTTCTAGAGAGAATTTGTTCTGTGAGACAGATTCTCTCTGAAGCCAAAACCAGCCTTAATTTCACTACACAGTTGAGGTTCCTAATCTTGAcccacctgtctcagcctcctgagtgacaGCATTAtcagcatgtgtcaccatgcctagctagTTCCACATTTTTATGCTTTActagtatgtttttaaaaacgaGGTTAACATAGCCAGAGCAGAATTGAAACTAGCCACATTAAACACCAATGTAAATTTATGAagaagtttaattaaaaaaaaaacccatataacACATAATATGAACTCTACATGAACTATATGTTAAAAGATATGATACACATTTAAAACAAGTTACAACCTCACTAGTAGTAGAATTCAATCAACTGTGGTTTCAGAAGtatgatatttacattttaattccaATGATTATCTATGGCAAATATCCAATATGGATGCTAAATATAGCATGTTTAACATAAAACTCATTATAGAtcatcaaataaaatatattaaatacataccTGAAAGACTGTGAACCCAAGGTAATATTCAATAAGAATGCAGCCTATGCTCCAAACATCACAAGGCTGAGACCAACCTAAAGCTATTCAAAACAAACACAGGCATGTTATATCCAACAACTTTAAACTGTTGACCCTTCCTCACATGCATGTACTCTTTATAGTCTATCTCAGAGACCACAACCTCAGAatttagctcaggctggtctggaacttggcACTTCTTCAGCCTTGTAAGTGGCAGAATTAAAGGTTGGTGCTGGCGCTGATTTAGTCACTTTCGTTCGTTCTACAATGCTTACCACTGGGAAACTTACACAGCAAATACATTTACATCTGTAGATAGTAGAGCTTGGGCTCAGATAAAAGATTTCTTCTTCACCCACCACACCTCAATATTCTTTTCTTCAGGGGGTTAACTGCAGCCCTTCACCCCATTCCTCAGTGAACTACTTCTGATACTCTGGAATCTAGTTTCACTTTTCTCACCCTTTCCCAACATTACCTGACTACTAATGTCTAAAGCAACGTCTTTCTACTGTGGCATTCAACTACATTTTCCTCTCTAATCTGCCTTCATCCTAGGAAACTTCACCCACACAAACAGTATTTTATTCTCCCAGTCTCTAGATTCCTTTTCCGGTGACTCCAACTTCAGATTTGTATCAATAATAGCACCTGATCTATACTGTTTCCAAGCCCCCAATCCTACCAGTGACTTCTACGTTTTGAAGTATAACACATGCTCCCTGAGTTTCAAAATGCTACCTTCCACTTCCAGGTTTCTTCCACCACGGCTAACACAGAGACTCTCTagtctctccccttcttcctgctCTATGTCTATTTCATGTCTAGGTCAGCCAACTAAGCTCTTGGCATCTGTACCAGAGCCTTACCTTGGCAGTGGAGTGAAAACAGGTGGCTACATAACCTCAAAATCATGAGACTATACTCTCACCAAGCATACCCACCATGTTATGATCAATTAAGAATCACAAATCATCAGCATTCAGAGAACGTTCCACAAACATGGTCATACAGGAGAAACATGCAAAACTCTTCTCTGTATCTTCCTAACATCACTTTAGTTAACCATGACCTTCAACAATTAAAAGTACAAGAAGTCTGGTGACTACTAACCCAAAATGACCTCTGGAGCCCTGTAGTGCCTCGTGGACACCAAAGTACTATGATGCTCGTCATCATATGTTGCACTTCCAAAGTCAACAACTTTGATGTCTGTGTTTTTCAATGTGCGCTCATCTCGTTTCTAGAGAAAATTGAATAAAGATGAAACTCAACAAAGATATAAAACATTCTATAGCACTCCTCAAAAGGCTTGCAAATGAATCCTCCCTTCTCCACCCTCCTTCCCCTCTATCCCTAACTGGGATACACACATTCTCTTCATGCTCCATTTGTTGATGAACAGCAGACTATACACAGGCTCAGAAGCAAAATTCCTCATTCAAGGATCCCCAagctaaattaattttaaagacaaaattaaaacaagccTTTAACTTACCATTTTAGAATTGTATTTGACTACATAGTCAGActtcacaaataaaatattttcaggttTTAGATCCGTGTGTGTTAATTTATTATGATGTAAAActataaaggaaacagaaaaccaTGATTAGTTTCACTTAGATATTTAACTGGTGTCAGGTGAGTGAAAAGGGATGAGAAGTGGAAATGATGGTCAAAAGGGATGTCAGCTTTACCTGTAAACCTCCAAGTGTTCATATGCTGATTAgataataaagacaataaaatataCTGTGTATTCATGATACTTACAATTTATAGACTGGCAGATCTGATAAGCCATTTGCCTGATGTGATCAATTTGAAATGGTAGAAagctattttctttaataaagtcaTAGGTACTAAGTCCCAGCAGCTCAAATACAATACAAACATGACCATGATGATCAAACCATTCTAGCATCTGGACACATCGGCTAAAAGAGATCAAAACAATAACTGAGTACACAGAAGTGAGCAGCTCACACAGTATGACAGCTTGTGGTTCAATGTGTACTTACAAGACACTGTTGGGGTCAGTGCTGTTCAAATGCTCCAATACTTGGATTTCAGAGCGAGCTGCCTCCCGGTAACGGCCTACATTTTTTACAATTTTCACTGCTACATGTAAGCCATCCCTTGAAAACAAAAGATGATGATGCTAAAAATACAAGTGGTGGGATGAAACTGCATACCCTGTGaaagcattctttttttgttttgttttgtttttgagacaagatttcactttatgtagctcaggctgtgcTTAAACTCATTACATAGCCCAGACTGTCACTGAACTTGTGAtactcctacctcagccttctaaaatacaattataattgCAAGTTTCCCATATAATTGTTCTACATCTTTCAGAGCCCATTAATAGTAGGTTCCAGATCATCTTCCTAAAACAAAGCAACCATCCATgtaatatttagaaattttaacatttgtttttaatattttatctagattttgtacaaaacatttaaaaaataaaaaatacacacccaacacacacacacacacacacacacacacacacacacacacacacacacacaaagaatcagAGCATGGCTGCTGTTCAAAGCATTTGTTCATTTACTAGGCTGGACCTATTTTGTGCTAGAGACAAGGAACAGGAGCTAGTTACTAAACAACTGGACGTACTCCTTTATGCCGCAgttcaatgacaaagacagatgaGCACATTAAGACATTCTCAGGAGAGATGAAGCTCCAACTGTTCATTCAATAAAGTAGCAATTTACACAACAATACAGACTTGGTCCAGAAAGATAGCTGTGAGACAGCTGTCAGGCTGTGTAAGAATCAAACAGCTGGGTAAAGACAGCACTACAAGTTATGAtgctctccccaccccagcaCCTTACAGGCTCATTCTATGCAAGTATGGAGAAATAGCTACGACAGTGGGCTTTGGGTTGGGGCATTTCCAGGAATACTCCTAAAAAGTATAAACTCAGTATTTTGAGAAAATCATGGAAAATGGTATGAAAGGAAATTTAGGGCTAAAACGTTTTTTGGCTAGGGATTGCAACAGcaccttgcacatgctaggcaagtgctgtgcCACTAAGTCACAACCAAGATCAACAATAAAACAGTTCCAAATATGAAGGTAAAACCACATTGACAAGTATGAGCTCAAACAGTTTATGGATAACAGATCAAGGAGCTATGATAGTAAGAGTTAGCAAATATGTTTAAagacaaactttatttttaaaactactgaTATACACAGTAAGCTAACAAATTATACCCTTTCTAACTatttctgatgaaaaaaaaattagatgccaTTTTAGAAATGTGTAGTTTCAATTAAGTTTTTAAGTTCACTTACAAAAAGTGTAAAACCACAGATCAGAGGTTTTGATGGGATGTGGTGCAATGAGGTAGGTCAGTATATCTCACCAGAGAATACAGATTTTATTCTGTATGTCTTAGTAGAATCTGTAGTTCAGGAAATGCACTCTAATATGTAAATTTAGATGTATTTTATTGATGCTGCAATCCAAAAGCAGCTAAATGCTACAGAGAACTTGTTTGGGCATTCCTTTTATTACAGAATAACCTCCACCTGAGAGAAACTGCCACCATTTACAACATTAATATTCCTGGCACATACATTATATTGAGTTTCAGAAATTCTGTTGACTACCTCTCAAGAAAACTTGTACCAAGCActtaaaatacattgtaaaacATAGCAGAATgttcaaaaaggaaaaagcaaacttaCATGCCATGATCAATGCACTCTACAACTTTGCCAAAGGCCCCTTCACCTAAAGTGTCCACGATTTCATCTAAagtaagggagaaaaagagaggtcTAAGTACCTAAGCACAATTATCCAGCTGTTCAAACAATGAATGCTTAAGTGTGGCATATTTCCAAATGATCTTTAGCAAAGCATAACTAAGGTTTCATCGCTCAAGTTATTGTATTTTCAGCTGCTACAAAGCAATTAGATAGAGCTATCTGTCTTGCTCTAATCTCAAACTCCACTgattattttggaattttaagaatagaaatatttaaattctacagaaaagaagaaatacaaaagaataaacaaacccacaaaaaacaaaacaaaaaagcaatgaAGAGTCTTTAGCCCCCCGCTGACAAACTATTCTTTAAAAGATTATTCTGTCTGCAAAGTTTAAAAAGTGTTGAAAAATATTCTATACATCTTGCTCTTAGAACGTCTCCACTTTGACAGATCAGGTGACCCTCCTCATCATCCTCTATACTCCTGGATCTTTTCCTTCGGTGGCTCTTCTGGAACGGCAAGTGGGCAGCACCAAGATCGTCCAGCCAATCAATATATCAGAGTGAATTCAGGGCAGAATACGCAATTCATTCAGCGGGGAGATATTCAGGCATTCAGATAAGCACCAGGCCACGAACAGTTGGCAGGAGCAATTTCAAATTCAGTCCCCAGAAATTCACAGGGCACAGTTTATGTTACAGAAGAAAAACATGGCAAGGAACAGATTTTCAGATAAGATACTTAAAGTGGcaatagaaaaaaacaacacaattGTCTCTTTAAAATACTGATTTAATTGAAGTATGAAGTTTAAAGAATGCAATGTCACGATTTACTAATTTCTGCTATAACCATATGCTGTGAGTTGAATTGTCTAGTTAGTCAGGAAAATGTCAAGATTAGTTGAAACTGTTCTCTTTTTAGCAACATTTAAAAGTGGACATCATCATAGTAAGAAGGGGAAGTAAAGACTAATTTCAATCTTCCATCTAGTATCTGCTAGTTCTATAGAAAAAACTTGGGGATGGGAAATGGTATCTCAAAGTTCACAAATAAAAGACGTCTAGCTTCCTCAGTACATTTTCTACTCAGCACCCAGGTTCACAACTTTAGCAAATTAATGCAGACAATTATGTGCTGTACTAGGAGCTAGACTACACAGGGGTTGGCAACAGCTAAACACTCCAGCAGTGTGACTTGGCTGAGTTGTTTCCAACTGCCAGTAAAGcagtttctttcaaaataaaaaaaaaatctttacattcaaagaagaaaaaaatgggtgcctcatttttaaatatattctacaaCCACAAAATAAGATGTTCTTACTATTAAAAGCAATAAACTCATGATCTGTTTTGCAGAATGAGTGTGTGGCCAAAATGAAGACCAACTAATACACAGGTGGTCAATTATGAGAATGTGTACACTTCCTAAGAATTCCAATAACATGAATATAATTACAGCATATCCAAATTGCATTAAGAAACTTTTAGAAACTTATCACTCTTTTAGAGCTTTACAATCAATccattcaaaataaaaaccaatcacTCATACCGAATGTGACTGATGACTTGCACAGTGTCTATTACGTTTTCTTTTAGGgctgcttctcctgcttctgaCTGAGGATTTACTGCAATGGATCCGGTAAGTGCTTTCAATGTCTCTATGGTAATGTCTTGGAACATATCCTTCGCAgtattcatttctgtattcatcaATGTATCTCCGGTCCCGATAATCTCTCTCATTCAAGCATCTTGCTTCTAAATAATGACTGCAAACACATTAAAGGATTTCAAATTATTCTCTTCATTCTGGAATAATGTGGTTCAAACAAAACTTTCAAGAATTCTTGGTTTAAACAGCTaactcaataaaaggaaaaattcaaatcAATGAGATGAAATTTATATGTATCTAAGAAAgcttaagaaataatttttaaccaAATAGGTCCatattttttccatataaaattgcTACAGCCaggcctgcctttaatcccagcacctggaaggcgaGGGCAGGAGGATAAagaattcaaagccatcctgagGTACACTACAAGTCTGGAGCCAGTCTGGGCCACTtgaaaccatctcaaaaaaaaccccataCATTAGAAAATTGCTGTCAACCATTTCATACCAAGGAACAAAGCTTCAATTACAATATGCTTATGATTAAATGTTCCTTTACCATCTAAAAAGTCAAGACCAAACTTGTGAACCTATTCTAAAATTCACTGATCGATTGTACAACATAGGCATCTGAAActagcttccttttcctctcagaGCCACAAATTTAGAGAAAGGCAAAAGAAGATTCCTTTCCCttaaattaaaagcattttaaatatcACTGACCAAGACTTCTTCCAGAATGTGTATCACAGATATGAGGAGTTTTAAATATCTTTCAGCCCTTTCATTTACTAAAACTCAATTAAGATCCCTAAACGATATATAGCATTGTAGCAGAGCTTTCTAGTGGCAAAAACTAAGATATTTTCAAACTGCCACTACTGTCCTATGTCACCTATTCTATCTCCTCTTTTCTATGTCTAAGCTGTTACTCCTGTTTAAGAAACAGAGACCAGAACTTCTGAGGCCTGCCTAGTGTACCAAACACATCTAAACAGACCTTCCACACAAGAAAGGGTCCAGGACTATGGACATCTTTCCACTTACTTGTCTTTCTAATTTCCTGTACTCTTGCttaaaaaataccaaagaaaCAGCAAACAGCATTTTCTAGTGCCACAGTGCATCTACAGATTCCTTTGAGAACCTGATGGAAGGTGTAGACCCTTTCCCCCAAGAAACGTACAAATGCATAAACAAAACTTGGCAAGAACTTCATGGAGGTCATGGACCTCAGGAAGTCAATGGATCCCAGCTGAGGGTCCTGATCTGatggaaagaaaaggacagaTTCAATCGGCccagtttcccatcccccctctacCTGGGATGAGTGTCCTCTTCAACAGAGTGCGAAGCTTCAAGAGGGATGCACATGGAGCACTGGGGGAGAGAGGGGACACCTGCCCAGTCAGACAAATCAGCTAAATAATCCTGACAAGCAATGGAGTGACAGATGTTGCTGCAGCTGCCCCCGCCAACCCCTTTACACTCCCCAGAATATGCTGTCATTTTCTTTCCCAGGTGCTGGTTTAAGCAGAAATAGAAACATCCCTAGGACTACTACCCAACAAGACTGGCACCTAATTCAGGCTGGGCCTTCTTATTGCCTAGCATCATTCTCAAGTTCTCCTTAATTTCTGGAGAAACAAGTCAGGCTATCTGGGTTAAACTCTGGGCCTGAGACAGTTGGTCTGAAGCAGAAATCTAGAGGAAAAACAAGAAGCTAGTCATACTTCTATAGGCATcctatttaattttataaggtATTACACACCCACCAAATCCAAGGTCTATCATAAAAAACTAGACTAATAATAATCTTTAACAGGAATACTACATGAAACTGGCCCTGCTGACAATCCAAAACAATCTACCAACAATAAAAAATGGGGTGATGATACTATCATGAGCAGAGCCAGCATGAGAAGGACCTTTCCAATTTATGACAACCAAAGACCAAAGTTTAGAGATTAAAGACTATAGAATTATACAAGCTGTGGACATGGTAGACAAAATAAAcagatttgattttttaaaaaatatcgaCTAAATGCTCAGTAAAACTGTTAAGtgaattggctttttaaaatttccacaTAGTCCTGTGGAAgacaaataaaatcatataagGCAACAAATGAACAATTTAAGATTactcacaaaaaaagaaaaagaaaaaagaaagaaaaagaaaagaaggaaaaagaaagaaagtcaaaatAGACAAACGCAAAAACTGTTGAAAAGGTGCAAATGAACATTTAGACTCAGGGAAGGCAAAGAATTCAATTTGCTTAAAATCATTAAGGAAGAATTCATGACAAAGATGGAAGCAGACAAGCGTCTTAAAGGAAAGCCAGGATTTGGACAAAgtggaaagcagaagaaattccAGACCAGCATAATGCCATCTTACACTTATGCAAACAGCACCGCCAGCCAGAGGCTTAAAATGCATTTATCTACTCTGCAGACAGCAAGTAGATGATTGCATCAAGAACCAATTTTTTTCACCCAGGAGACTATGTCACGAGAAGCCCTGTACACACTACACTAAAGATGTTTTTGAAAGGACTATGAGCACTAATACTGAATATAGTTTATAAATGAAGACCCAGGTCACACTGAGTTCTAAATCTAAGTCTGCATACCTCCTAGGTGATTTCTAGTCATAAGAAGTTTATCAAAGGTTTAAAACTTGGTACTCTGTATTTCAGGGAGACACTGAAGGACTTGgccacaatatatacatatatttatagatGTATATGTTATTTACAGCCATGTTGGTCTTCCTGGTTTTTGAGGCCAAATAGATTAAACCTGCTGAAAGGGAGACCAACTCAAAGGCTACTGCCAAAAGACAAATCAGGAGAAAAATGTCTTATAGTGCATATGACAAAGGgttaaaataatacataataaaaacatcTTGTAATCAGTAAGAAATACACTTTAGCAGAAAACTATTgatataaaaattcttaaaaaatctGAACAAATTCACTAAAAATTTAGCAATTCAGATTAAGAAAACCATTTAAAACAGATAAAACTAGAGACAGCACCAAGGAGCATGttatttctagaaaaagaaatgagaatatgCAGCAAGAACCTTATAAAACTTCATACCCTTTAACTTGAAAATGCCTCTTCTTAGAATCTACTCTCAGGAAATAACCACAGGCAAAGATTTGTACACAAAGATCCCTTAGGAACAGACAGAAATAATTCAGTCAAGCAATGGGCAATGGTTTCCATACTGCTGCTCCTGTTTACACTTTGTTGCTTCTTCAATTTCCcagtaattttattaaaatattcataaaattaaaattttttcaaaaagattATTTACAATTAATGAATAGTCTGGATTATGACGAATAATAATCACCAAATTTTTCTGATGTCAATGTCAAAGATGGTAGCACTGACTTAGTGATTAATTGGACTGACtggtttttataattattatgaaCATAAAATCACTCAAATCAACCttttcacatatataatatactgtAGCACTATGTATAATTAGCTGTAGGATGGTAAGCCTTAAAGAGTATCTTGTACTCATTAATAATGGGGTACAATTTGTATAGTGTTCATTAATAAGGTCTGGTCATTGAATCTTGCCATGACCTTACCCAGCACCCCTTACATAAGTGTTTGATAAAACATGATTAGTTTACAAGAACTACAAACAAGCTCTTTGGCAGACAACTCTGTTTAgcatggagaaggaaaaaaaattacatactgTTTTTTAAAGTAACCCCAGCTGGCTAATTTAGAAAGCAATCTGGTAAACAGCCCCAATGGAACATCTGCACAAACAAGGAGAAAACATAgaaccaacaaaacaaatgagaaaggGAAATTAATGGAAGGCAGAGTGAAAGAAACTACTCACCTAGCCTTTCTTTATATTTAGAACTTTAAGATTCTTTTAATTCTATATAAACATATTACCTCCAAATTTTATATCATAATTTTAATCAGACATACTATCACAAATTTTTATTGAGGCTCTTTCCTAAATTACCAGAGAATGCCTGCAGaaacaattctcaaaatataAAGCAAGTTTCTAAAAATCTCAGACAGACATATCCACTGATGTtctataaatataacatatagaTGTAACATGAATGGCTAATCCTCAAAGCACTTTAACCGTTGGTCTCAGATAGCATTTGCTGCTTTTCTCATCTGATTAACCACTTTCTATGACATCTCAATTGTGAGACACTTCTTGCATACCCAAATATATATGCCACCTTCCTATGGACAGTTAAAACTACTCACTGGTATCATTATTATTCAACTTTGTGTATGTTCTTGAATACAATCCTtgacttccttctccttttctgatGGACGGGTTTCTAAGGATTTGGGAACCTCACACGTAATAGGTAGCAAGTGTTCTAGCATTGAAGTACATCCTCAGAGCCATTAGTTTTAGTCACTTGCTGAGCTACTGTCTCCCATCAATCCCAGCAGACATAGGACAAACTATTTTATTCACAGCTTTAGTCTAGGCAGTATAGAAACTAGCCTATGGTACTCTgttaactggttttttttttttgaaggaataAACATGTCTGAATTCCAAATTTGACAAAAGCTATATAGCAAATGATAAAACtgttaaaacttaaaatacaAGTCATTTACCAATCAGAGTCTTTAAACTGATGGTGTGGTTTACAGTGCCTGTTCTCTTGTGTACTGCTGTGAGATCTCCTCTTCCGTTTGTGACTTCCACTGTAGCTTTCATGGCCCCAGCTTTCTCTGCTATCCCAATCAGGACAGTGAGTTCGTTTGGAATGCCGCATCTGTTAACAAGAAGGAGGGTGAGAGTGAGTGGGAAGCTAAAGATGGTTGTATAACTATACATTACCATTGTTTGAATAGGAATACCTCATACACAGGGTCACATAGGCTCTTAGGTACATTTCTCAAAGCTTAGAACACAATACCACTCCTATGTGAGAGGATGCTGAATGGAACTGACCCTAGTTACTAAATGACTGATAGCATGGAGCCTCTATTATGTTTCCTTCACTACACAGTACAAGGACAATTTCTCAACTTAGTGCTTGTCTTCAGAACCACTCATTAACTTTCTTCAGAACTACTTATtaactttaagttttttttttttttgtttttta
The nucleotide sequence above comes from Arvicanthis niloticus isolate mArvNil1 chromosome 6, mArvNil1.pat.X, whole genome shotgun sequence. Encoded proteins:
- the Clk4 gene encoding dual specificity protein kinase CLK4 isoform X6, which gives rise to MDGLHVAVKIVKNVGRYREAARSEIQVLEHLNSTDPNSVFRCVQMLEWFDHHGHVCIVFELLGLSTYDFIKENSFLPFQIDHIRQMAYQICQSINFLHHNKLTHTDLKPENILFVKSDYVVKYNSKMKRDERTLKNTDIKVVDFGSATYDDEHHSTLVSTRHYRAPEVILALGWSQPCDVWSIGCILIEYYLGFTVFQTHDSKEHLAMMERILGPIPAHMIQKTRKRKYFHHNQLDWDEHSSAGRYVRRRCKPLKEFMLCHDEEHEKLFDLVRRMLEYDPTKRITLDEALQHPFFDLLKRK
- the Clk4 gene encoding dual specificity protein kinase CLK4 isoform X3, with product MRHSKRTHCPDWDSRESWGHESYSGSHKRKRRSHSSTQENRHCKPHHQFKDSDCHYLEARCLNERDYRDRRYIDEYRNEYCEGYVPRHYHRDIESTYRIHCSKSSVRSRRSSPKRKRNRHCASHQSHSKSHRRKRSRSIEDDEEGHLICQSGDVLRARYEIVDTLGEGAFGKVVECIDHGMDGLHVAVKIVKNVGRYREAARSEIQVLEHLNSTDPNSVFRCVQMLEWFDHHGHVCIVFELLGLSTYDFIKENSFLPFQIDHIRQMAYQICQSINFLHHNKLTHTDLKPENILFVKSDYVVKYNSKMKRDERTLKNTDIKVVDFGSATYDDEHHSTLVSTRHYRAPEVILALGWSQPCDVWSIGCILIEYYLGFTVFQTHDSKEHLAMMERILGPIPAHMIQKTRKRKYFHHNQLDWDEHSSAGRYVRRRCKPLKEFMLCHDEEHEKLFDLVRRMLEYDPTKRITLDEALQHPFFDLLKRK
- the Clk4 gene encoding dual specificity protein kinase CLK4 isoform X5, giving the protein MKATVEVTNGRGDLTAVHKRTGTVNHTISLKTLIDVPLGLFTRLLSKLASWGYFKKQDLCVQIFACGYFLRVDSKKRHFQVKGHYLEARCLNERDYRDRRYIDEYRNEYCEGYVPRHYHRDIESTYRIHCSKSSVRSRRSSPKRKRNRHCASHQSHSKSHRRKRSRSIEDDEEGHLICQSGDVLRARYEIVDTLGEGAFGKVVECIDHGMDGLHVAVKIVKNVGRYREAARSEIQVLEHLNSTDPNSVFRCVQMLEWFDHHGHVCIVFELLGLSTYDFIKENSFLPFQIDHIRQMAYQICQSINFLHHNKLTHTDLKPENILFVKSDYVVKYNSKMKRDERTLKNTDIKVVDFGSATYDDEHHSTLVSTRHYRAPEVILALGWSQPCDVWSIGCILIEYYLGFTVFQTHDSKEHLAMMERILGPIPAHMIQKTRKRKYFHHNQLDWDEHSSAGRYVRRRCKPLKEFMLCHDEEHEKLFDLVRRMLEYDPTKRITLDEALQHPFFDLLKRK
- the Clk4 gene encoding dual specificity protein kinase CLK4 isoform X2, translating into MKATVEVTNGRGDLTAVHKRTGTVNHTISLKTLIDVPLGLFTRLLSKLASWGYFKKHHYLEARCLNERDYRDRRYIDEYRNEYCEGYVPRHYHRDIESTYRIHCSKSSVRSRRSSPKRKRNRHCASHQSHSKSHRRKRSRSIEDDEEGHLICQSGDVLRARYEIVDTLGEGAFGKVVECIDHGMDGLHVAVKIVKNVGRYREAARSEIQVLEHLNSTDPNSVFRCVQMLEWFDHHGHVCIVFELLGLSTYDFIKENSFLPFQIDHIRQMAYQICQSINFLHHNKLTHTDLKPENILFVKSDYVVKYNSKMKRDERTLKNTDIKVVDFGSATYDDEHHSTLVSTRHYRAPEVILALGWSQPCDVWSIGCILIEYYLGFTVFQTHDSKEHLAMMERILGPIPAHMIQKTRKRKYFHHNQLDWDEHSSAGRYVRRRCKPLKEFMLCHDEEHEKLFDLVRRMLEYDPTKRITLDEALQHPFFDLLKRK
- the Clk4 gene encoding dual specificity protein kinase CLK4 isoform X4; translated protein: MCIPLEASHSVEEDTHPSHYLEARCLNERDYRDRRYIDEYRNEYCEGYVPRHYHRDIESTYRIHCSKSSVRSRRSSPKRKRNRHCASHQSHSKSHRRKRSRSIEDDEEGHLICQSGDVLRARYEIVDTLGEGAFGKVVECIDHGMDGLHVAVKIVKNVGRYREAARSEIQVLEHLNSTDPNSVFRCVQMLEWFDHHGHVCIVFELLGLSTYDFIKENSFLPFQIDHIRQMAYQICQSINFLHHNKLTHTDLKPENILFVKSDYVVKYNSKMKRDERTLKNTDIKVVDFGSATYDDEHHSTLVSTRHYRAPEVILALGWSQPCDVWSIGCILIEYYLGFTVFQTHDSKEHLAMMERILGPIPAHMIQKTRKRKYFHHNQLDWDEHSSAGRYVRRRCKPLKEFMLCHDEEHEKLFDLVRRMLEYDPTKRITLDEALQHPFFDLLKRK
- the Clk4 gene encoding dual specificity protein kinase CLK4 isoform X1, whose product is MTAYSGECKGVGGGSCSNICHSIACQDYLADLSDWAGVPSLPQCSMCIPLEASHSVEEDTHPSHYLEARCLNERDYRDRRYIDEYRNEYCEGYVPRHYHRDIESTYRIHCSKSSVRSRRSSPKRKRNRHCASHQSHSKSHRRKRSRSIEDDEEGHLICQSGDVLRARYEIVDTLGEGAFGKVVECIDHGMDGLHVAVKIVKNVGRYREAARSEIQVLEHLNSTDPNSVFRCVQMLEWFDHHGHVCIVFELLGLSTYDFIKENSFLPFQIDHIRQMAYQICQSINFLHHNKLTHTDLKPENILFVKSDYVVKYNSKMKRDERTLKNTDIKVVDFGSATYDDEHHSTLVSTRHYRAPEVILALGWSQPCDVWSIGCILIEYYLGFTVFQTHDSKEHLAMMERILGPIPAHMIQKTRKRKYFHHNQLDWDEHSSAGRYVRRRCKPLKEFMLCHDEEHEKLFDLVRRMLEYDPTKRITLDEALQHPFFDLLKRK